One window from the genome of Perca flavescens isolate YP-PL-M2 chromosome 17, PFLA_1.0, whole genome shotgun sequence encodes:
- the LOC114572480 gene encoding homeobox protein vent1-like has translation MVKYFSVDWLAQSHQHTALTKDEQGAGVDTAPTCRPHIPCMVQPRPPAFGKGYLQPKPKASKPDEHMEPAERESGQDSSLMCSPFHPTRCASPISEISGYSSGYESEAASSEGSDVEKDGAQRRVRTKFTPEQIGKLEKIFTKHKYLDAGERVKAAQKLTLTETQVRTWFQNRRMKLKREVQDYLAPPIQPLMFQHLPPVQYHRVAGQRLHYPATGRAFYPLQVVPQLVMQQQQQMPPHHHPHVMIRSPHFY, from the exons ATGGTGAAATACTTTTCTGTGGACTGGCTGGCCCAGAGCCATCAGCACACCGCGCTGACCAAAGACGAACAAGGAGCTGGCGTGGATACTGCGCCGACCTGCAGACCTCACATTCCCTGCATGGTGCAGCCGCGCCCGCCGGCTTTTGGCAAAGGTTACCTGCAGCCCAAACCCAAAGCATCCAAGCCCGACGAACACATGGAGCcagcggagagagagagcgggcaGGACTCCAGCCTCATGTGCTCCCCTTTCCATCCGACACGCTGCGCCTCGCCAA TTTCAGAAATCAGCGGCTATTCCTCCGGGTACGAGAGCGAGGCGGCTTCCTCTGAGGGGAGCGACGTGGAGAAGGACGGAGCGCAGCGGCGTGTGCGCACCAAGTTTACCCCCGAGCAGATCGGCAAGCTGGAAAAGATCTTCACCAAGCACAAATACCTGGATGCTGGAGAGAGAGTGAAGGCAGCGCAGAAACTGACGCTCACAGAAACTCAG GTGAGGACCTGGTTCCAGAACAGGAGGATGAAGTTGAAACGGGAGGTGCAGGACTACCTTGCTCCCCCCATCCAACCGCTGATGTTCCAGCATCTGCCCCCGGTGCAGTATCACCGCGTGGCCGGACAGCGACTCCACTACCCCGCCACCGGCAGGGCCTTTTACCCGCTGCAAGTAGTCCCGCAGCTGgtgatgcagcagcagcaacagatgCCCCCTCACCACCATCCTCATGTCATGATCCGCAGCCCACACTTCTACTGA